In a genomic window of Candidatus Stygibacter australis:
- the nuoF gene encoding NADH-quinone oxidoreductase subunit NuoF codes for MKFYRSHILIGIDDASLAAGVKEIEAILKSELQKNNLIDEINILETGTLGLFGTGVSLMVYPEQTAYVNLQKSDIAEIVEEHFLKGRPVHRLILDSTQLRQYDFNYKRRIVLANSGVIDPENIDEYLGVGGYEAWEKALTSMQPGEVLEEVKASGLRGRGGAGFPAGLKWSFTAPIKGKQKYVVVNADEGEPGTFKDRLIMEGDPHKLLEGVMLCAYAIGASKGYIYIRGEYKLCISRLEKAIEQARDYGILGENIFGSGFDLDIFIKIGAGAYVCGEETALIESMEGNRGTPRSKPPFPGVAGAWQMPTVVNNVETLANVPAIITNGAAWYADHGVDGCTGTKVYTIMGDVRLPGLCEVDMGTTLRTIIQQYAGGMKEGKTFKAALVGGAAGVFLNDQRLDVNMDYNSLKEYAAVLGSGAILVMSHSADMVDMLWSVLRFFRHESCGKCIPCAKGTNLLFKLIDGIRNGKGKESDLDEMIRISDGMFKASFCALGQSPCMPISSAINNFREDFLARMK; via the coding sequence ATGAAGTTTTATAGAAGTCACATCCTGATAGGTATAGATGATGCCTCACTGGCAGCAGGCGTGAAAGAAATTGAAGCAATATTAAAAAGTGAACTGCAGAAGAATAATTTAATTGATGAGATCAATATATTAGAGACAGGTACTTTGGGTTTGTTTGGCACAGGCGTGAGCCTGATGGTGTATCCTGAGCAGACAGCTTATGTAAATTTACAAAAATCAGATATTGCTGAGATCGTGGAAGAACACTTCCTGAAGGGACGCCCGGTTCATAGACTGATATTGGATAGTACTCAGTTACGGCAATATGACTTTAATTATAAGCGTAGAATCGTACTAGCCAATTCCGGCGTGATCGATCCCGAGAATATTGATGAATATCTGGGAGTAGGTGGTTATGAAGCCTGGGAAAAAGCTCTCACCAGTATGCAGCCTGGGGAAGTTCTGGAAGAAGTGAAAGCTTCGGGATTGCGGGGTCGTGGTGGAGCAGGATTTCCTGCTGGACTTAAGTGGAGCTTCACGGCACCTATCAAGGGAAAGCAGAAATATGTGGTTGTGAATGCCGATGAAGGCGAGCCGGGAACATTTAAAGACCGGCTGATCATGGAAGGCGATCCGCATAAATTACTGGAAGGCGTGATGCTGTGCGCTTATGCTATTGGTGCTAGCAAGGGATATATCTATATTCGCGGTGAATATAAATTATGTATTTCCCGTCTGGAAAAAGCTATTGAGCAGGCACGGGATTATGGGATATTAGGAGAAAATATCTTTGGCAGCGGTTTTGATCTGGATATATTTATTAAGATCGGTGCCGGAGCTTATGTGTGTGGAGAAGAAACAGCCTTGATCGAATCAATGGAAGGTAATCGTGGAACTCCTCGCAGTAAACCACCATTCCCTGGAGTAGCTGGAGCCTGGCAGATGCCTACAGTCGTCAATAATGTGGAGACATTGGCAAATGTTCCAGCAATTATTACTAATGGAGCTGCCTGGTATGCAGATCATGGTGTGGATGGATGTACTGGAACTAAGGTATATACGATCATGGGTGATGTACGGCTTCCTGGTTTGTGTGAAGTTGATATGGGCACCACTCTGCGGACAATTATCCAGCAGTATGCCGGTGGTATGAAAGAAGGTAAAACCTTTAAGGCAGCACTTGTAGGCGGAGCAGCAGGCGTATTTTTGAATGATCAGCGTCTGGATGTGAATATGGATTATAATTCTCTTAAAGAATATGCTGCAGTGCTTGGTTCTGGAGCCATACTGGTGATGAGCCATTCTGCTGATATGGTTGACATGCTGTGGAGCGTATTGCGTTTCTTCCGGCATGAATCCTGCGGCAAGTGTATTCCCTGTGCCAAGGGCACTAACCTGCTGTTTAAATTGATAGACGGTATCCGTAACGGCAAGGGCAAAGAATCTGATCTTGATGAAATGATCCGCATCTCAGATGGAATGTTTAAAGCATCGTTCTGTGCCCTGGGACAATCTCCCTGCATGCCCATCAGCAGCGCAATTAATAATTTCAGAGAAGATTTTTTAGCAAGAATGAAATGA